The following proteins come from a genomic window of uncultured Fretibacterium sp.:
- a CDS encoding KOW domain-containing RNA-binding protein, producing the protein MDKSLDPRFGPYRLGQVVLSRRGKDRGNRYVVVGFPEEDRLALADADRFNVSRPKRKNPKHVQPTSLFAAEVAEWVRSGRDIDRGRFCQILNALDGDALNEERSRNGEAG; encoded by the coding sequence ATGGACAAGTCCCTAGACCCCCGCTTCGGACCCTACAGACTGGGGCAGGTGGTGCTCTCCAGAAGGGGCAAGGACAGGGGAAACCGCTATGTGGTGGTGGGTTTCCCGGAAGAGGACAGATTGGCCCTGGCGGACGCGGACCGGTTCAACGTGTCGCGGCCGAAGAGGAAGAATCCGAAGCATGTGCAGCCGACGTCGCTCTTTGCGGCGGAGGTCGCCGAGTGGGTACGGTCGGGCAGGGACATTGACCGGGGGCGCTTTTGTCAGATCCTGAACGCGCTCGATGGAGATGCGCTGAACGAGGAAAGAAGTCGGAACGGAGAGGCAGGGTAG
- the infA gene encoding translation initiation factor IF-1 — protein sequence MANKEEVIEARGVVSEPLPNAMFRVELENGHKLLAHVSGKMRMHFIRILPGDRVLVEVSPYDLTRGRIIYRYK from the coding sequence ATGGCAAACAAAGAGGAAGTCATCGAAGCGAGGGGCGTCGTCTCGGAACCTCTTCCCAACGCCATGTTTCGTGTGGAGCTGGAGAACGGGCACAAGCTCCTGGCTCACGTCTCGGGCAAGATGCGAATGCATTTCATCCGGATCCTTCCCGGGGACAGGGTCCTGGTCGAGGTCTCCCCTTATGATCTCACCAGGGGAAGGATCATTTACCGCTATAAATAA
- the rpmJ gene encoding 50S ribosomal protein L36, with product MKVKPSVKPICEFCRVIRRNGVVRIICSRDPRHKQRQGARR from the coding sequence ATGAAGGTGAAACCGTCGGTCAAACCGATCTGTGAGTTTTGTCGTGTGATTCGGCGCAACGGCGTCGTGCGGATCATCTGCAGCCGCGACCCGCGCCACAAGCAGCGTCAGGGTGCGAGGAGGTAA
- the rpsM gene encoding 30S ribosomal protein S13 produces MARISGVDIPREKRIEIALTYIFGIGLPSSKKILAATGVDPNIRVKDLSEADVQKLRREIEDHYRVEGDLRREVSMNIKRLIDIGCYRGLRHKQGLPVRGQKTKTNARTRKGPRRTVANKKMAGK; encoded by the coding sequence ATGGCTCGTATTTCAGGTGTGGACATCCCGCGCGAGAAGCGCATTGAAATTGCGTTGACCTATATCTTCGGCATCGGCCTTCCCTCGTCGAAGAAGATTCTGGCGGCCACGGGCGTCGACCCCAATATCCGGGTCAAGGACCTCTCGGAGGCCGACGTGCAGAAGCTGCGCCGCGAGATCGAGGACCACTACCGGGTGGAGGGCGACCTGCGCCGCGAGGTCTCGATGAACATCAAGCGGCTGATCGACATCGGCTGCTACAGGGGGCTCCGGCACAAGCAGGGGCTGCCCGTCCGGGGTCAGAAGACGAAGACCAACGCCAGGACGCGCAAGGGGCCGCGGCGTACTGTGGCCAATAAGAAGATGGCGGGCAAGTAA